CCGGCTTCATTAAACGGTCATGAAAAAAATTACTGTCAGCGGGCTCGCGTTCGAATCCGAGGTGTTTAATACTACGAGAGGTGCCTCTGCCACACGCTATCTAGTGTTGATTGAATCTGGCTTGATCATAGACTATCGTAAACAGTTTTGAGCCTGTATGCGCAGTACACTTGTGAACGAAGGAATCAGATATCAGTAGGCTTTGGTCAGTCTTTTATGCCTGTGTGTATGACTGTCTATATGTCTCTCTATTGAGTAGTGCGTTCAGGGAGGACTCACGGCTGCCGAACTTGATGTCGAAAGCCACGAGATGGGGCCAACAGAGCATGGGATGTTGCATAATGCAGCGCTTCCAATGCGCTACGGTGCTTTGCATACATCGCGCTAAAGAACCTGCTTTTTAATCGGTAACACGTCAAATCTAACACGTTCCTGCTTCAACGTCCGTTAGAGAGGTTCTTAGAAATGCAGAGAGAACAACTGTGGAATTCACATGCAATTCTTACAATTACGTGTCGCACATGAAAAAAATGTGTCAATGAAAACCTACTCCTTCGTATGCAGATATCACAAAAACAATACATGAATATTGTGTAAGGGGCCTGGCTACTCATTTCTAGAAGTCACAGGATAAGCAATATATTGTTATAGAGCAAAAGTAATTAATTATAAAATGATTATGTGCCTATAATGACTCAATTATTTGGGTAATATGAGTAATGCAAACCAACAGTAAAATTATGTTAAATAATCATTTATTATGAATCTTACGTTTTCATTACTTGAGTTATTTCAAAGTTCGATAATTAAAATTAATTTAGTAATTCAGTAATGAATTAGACGCATTAAACAGTTAATATTGCGGTGATAACCTCTGCGTAAGAATAAAAATGGGATGCCTCAGTGAAAATCAAGACTTTATATTAAACAAGGCGTCATTTGATCTACATAAACTACAAAAAAATCCGAAACAACACAAGCTTCGACGTACGCGCCAGCGGCGTAAAACCAGCACAGCTGACAACAGCAGGAATGTGCGACGGGTCGACGGATGTTGGCGGCGGCACTGCTGTCGCATGGGCTGGCCAAGGTCATTCCAAATTGGTCGCGAAGCTACGGGCGAAAAGCGCGTTAGAACGAATTGCcatcgacatcagcaagggtggttatgggagcagcgattgaagcgccctatgtttggagggaaccaacgttgggaaagaaaaaaaagttttttaattaaagcgagacaccgTTAGATTCAgtccacaaaaataaaattcctaatcaactttatatacgcatggcgagaaaaaaactctattttacttaatcattattaataaataccttttttcagcgacccataagagcgcccaccgatagcggccggcgttgacgccgctatcacttgatGCAATGCAGCTGTTGCAgcgtgcagaaaggcgcgctgtaaagttaacctgttacaatacccccctcacatgttgtgtgtgttgttttgcttgtcggcGTCTGTCTGAATTTGGCGACGTGGGTAGTTTCATCGTTTCTTAGCCTGTTCAGTGAAAAATAGCGAGTTGCGACCGCTAGATAATTGTTTACGTTAGTAGTTTTCGTTTAGTAGTAGCTCAGGACTTTAGTAGTAGCTcagaacgcccatcaagtcgaatggcggggcattttaatatacagctctaatgcaggcctccgaaaacaaattacgcgcctttgagaacaaaatgacatcacttctatttttaacggatatgacgtcaccttatttttcttccgccggaagagttctctcctcacacagatggcgctaagccccatagATACTATactactattgacccttttcccggcgctcccgtgggcgctgccatgtttgatcacgtggtgacgtgtccattgcttgcctcagtcgcctccgttgcctccgtgtttacaatgcaagcgcgtgacgccggtgcagCGCAGCAAACCTACGTTTCGACGCAAATCATAGAAGTTGACTGTGTGGACGAGaagaagctttgaccacagccttagaggacatgtaagtgctttcagagctcattacgccttgtccaaacggcgtgagcagcgtatacggtgcttctATTAAAAGcgggctagaaatgtattgcaAGCTGTGCATacattccgcttatgaattaaatcaggatcatgcagtgtgctcttccttctttatttggcaagcattttgaagcagcggcttttcatgtttctgactcagtaaagttccttcTCGTTGCTCGGGTAGTCACTATTTCATTGttttttcagcctaatcgctcgcgggtgtgctctgctgcgatagatttgctcttgctgcgcacaaagcttggaacgTAAAGCGTCTGTACTTCTGTACTgttccctcgcttactctgtggaccgtcacgaaacgttcagcttccaacatgcGCGTCTTTTCGGTGTAGTCGCCCTCACTCATGCTTTGGCACATCgacacattgattcaagtgtgcgcccattcacttatgattggtacgttggcgatagggtgggcgtcgTAAGTTTGCGTGCAAATAGGGGTTGATGTGTGTAGATATCGCGCGagcacgcgctataagcctcacaatgtcataccaacaagcccaaatcactgcattacaataggttgattccattccttaatatgcgaatcactatttttgcagcgaactaccgcacacgcctttcctttatcgttacacattttgcagcatgaattgggcgcAGTGCATTAGcaaacacccagttgcatttccgacagctgatcgcacagtagcagggcagaattagcagtaatggtttcgtattcgtgcgcattcgctgaggcaacatatggcgcgccgccgaaagcgccatctcgttcctctagagcaaactgttccgcgaaaagggtcaatataaaaagtagcgccaaccatttccctcctcctccgttccactgtcgcgctcggcgcggcaagggcgatcgaggcgcgatctcgACAGTGTCGGCCCTGTCGGCTCATGTCGGCCCTGCCGTACCAGACGATGGCAAACGCGCTACCAGAttaaatccgcggaaaacttcgatcgcgccctgcggagcagtttcgGAGGTGCTATTtggcttcgtcagtcagtaactggccttaataatgccgttttggaagtagcaacgcgacgatgcgaggcGGCGCAAATAcaaagtgtgcagcaagcgtttgcgctcgccggatgacaagcaaaaaaaagccttttgccctcgccttgtcggttgcggcaactgaaggcgcagcagcatgccatcacaacgaagttcttgtccctaacacgtttgatccgtttgtgcgtgcagcactttcgtcgcacaggcccgagaatggtggtcggagcgcgctggaaagaaaacaATATACAAAAGCGCACCGCGTGCTTCcgcgtgacacggattggccaatgagGAGCGGAGGAGGTTTGGGCGACAGGAAGCAGCCAGGAGGAAACGCCgaggtgagcgcggtggcggcaagatataagaatggcgctactttttatacaCAGGGGCTCTATGATCCGCCGacgaaccgccatgttttgaacgtatgggcttctatggaagcttcgctataccaggtatatttaccttgggcTGGCATCCAAGTGCCGGACCTTTCCACACTTTTCGCCTCAGGGCAATGCAGGGCGCGTGCCGCCCCTGAACACACTACCCCCTTCTAGTACACCTTGAATTCACGTAAACGTTTACAGGTCGGGCTATGTCAGCCTTAAGTAAAGATGTGAAAGCCCGCGTGCATGAACCATACCGAATAGTTCATACATTCCTATGCTTATGTCAGTGTCAACGTGGTCGGTGCATCAAACGTGCTATAAGACGGTAGTGTTCTGTTCGCACACTGTTTTCTCGCCTTGACGCTGACTGCTGCCGTGTTCTCGGCCTGATTACATTTCTGCGTAAACTGCCACAGGGGTGATGAAATCATGTATGTAAACGAGGAACCTTTAGTTGCCTTGTATTCGTGCGCTCCCTTTGGACATTCGCATACAGGATCACTGAGCCAACTGGCCTGACTAGATCAcgttagtatatatatatatatatatatattatcattgAACATGAGCCTCTCGTACATGCAGGCATTACCACTCAATGGAAGTGTTCGCTCACTATGACGTGCTCGACACGGCCGGACAGCGTGTGGCTGAGGGCCACAAGGCGAGCTTCTGCCTCGAGGACAACGTGTGCCAGCCCGGAGTGGACAAGCGCTACAATTGCGCAAACTACGGCGACCAGGGAATCTCTGTCGGCTGCACCGACACCTACGCACACAACATCGACTGCCAGTGGGTCGACATGACCGACGTGCCACACGGACACTACACTCTCAGGGTGCGGATGCGCAAGCTTAAAGTGATCGTTTCCTGAAATAAAAAGAGCCTATAGCGATTTCGGAAACTTGAAGTGGTTCATAAAGTTCGAAGATATCTCACTAAAGTCGATAGGAATGTCGGCCTCGGACGTGACGCACAGTAATCCAGCAGCTGACATTAGTGCTTCCATCTGGCGAAGTGTGCTCAGGAAAGTAGGTATTATCGCCACCTAGTATCAGCGTTTGATTACCAAGCCGTTTTATGTTCATCAGGGCGTGACCAGTGATGAAGCACTATAATTTAGTCACTGACTGCCTAGGAAAACGAAAGTTACTGTAGTTTTGCAAGGAAGCAAGGAAACGTCCCCCTGCGCTAAGAGAAAGAGAGGGATTGAAGTGCCCCGTTAGCCAGGATTACGCCACAGTAAGTTCTGTGGCGTAATTGAAGATTAAAGATTGACGGCAGTGACGAATAGCAAAACAAATGAATTATTTTAAAGGTACAAAATACCTCGTGTATCTTCAGGCATTAGGAAAAATTGGAACGACCTGCGTAGACAAAAGACAAACATTGTAGACAAACTGCCTTGAGGAAAGGCTTGCTTCCCGAATTTGGGTTTATTTTCATCATCTATACATTTTTATTGGGATTGCAGTAAAAATACCTATAACAGTCGTTTAGAGGCGTCGGCTGCAGTCTGTGGTTAGTGCTTCGAGATAACCTATGTTTTTATCAGCTCATCCGATCCCTCTCATAAGTGCTGATGTAAATATGAGCATGTACCAAAATCTACATTGTTGGTGTTTTGGAATCTGCGGAGAGTGCGTAAAAAACCCTACTCTCCTACTACGCAGGTGTCCATCAACCCGGAATACAAACTGGCTGAGATGAGCTACGAAACAACGCTGCTATATGCGACCTCATCTACACGCAGCCTACGCTGCCGTCACAAACTGCACTCTTGGAAGGCCGTGAACTCGCAGCGACAACGAGAACGCTCCTTGCCCAAGAGGACGTGCATCTCAAGGAGCGTCGAGATAAAGTGGACACGTCAATGTGCCTGTTCGGACTCCTCCGACCTACCACATGACCGTTCATTGGTTGGTGCTGCACTCAAGGTCCAAGTCGCAGCAATGGTGTTTGCGGCAGTCGAGGAAAAAGGACAACTCGCGCCtgtgtgaatgtttttttttctttttgtaaaaaaAGTTACGACGGCATCAGTCGCAGGGTCTACACGGCAGCATCCTGGTAACGACGGATGTGCTCGCGAGACCGTCTAGCGTTCTGCTTGACCGCCTTAAGGTACAGCGATCATAGCGAGCTGCAAGCGCATTCAGCGGAAAGGACTCGAATGATATAGCATACCTCTACGTGTTCTAATACGTTAGATGGCTCTCAGAGTTACCTTCCTAAGTGTGCATGCCACTTACACAACACTAGTGACCTGCATGATGACTTAGACATCGGGGTGGGGACAGATGCTCGGATCAACAGAACCCCGTGAATCGAAGTTCGTAACGACATTTGTTTTTTCATGCCTGTTGCGTCAAAATAGTCTCCAGAACGGCGCTGCGACGCTGCTgacaaatattgaaaaaaaagaatgagcgCCGCAAGGTGACTGACAATGACTGGCTGGACCGTGGATGCCACAGGGTATCCGGACGTCTAATAAATGTGGAAAGAATGTGAGATTGCTGTAGGCTTGCAAAGTCGCCAAACTAggagctaccccccccccctttcaagcCGACTTGAAATCAAGCTCGGTTCAATACTCAGGTTTGGCAGGGGGATCTTCACCAACACCAAATACATCTTAGCGCTTCCTGTAACATTGTCTCTGGTCGTGCCTGTGTGTTCTTAGCGGGATAGTGCAGTCGACTTCTCGGGGAGCTAGGGCTTGCTACTGCCCAATCCACCCACCCCTGGTCTGTTGTGATTTCCTGTGCTAAGTTAAAATTGAAGAGACATATATTTACATGAGCCCGTTTCAAAGGTCAAGTTAGGTTCATATACATGCAGGCGCGGCTGAAAATTATGTAAGTGAAGTTATTTATAATAAGGTTTGATTCGCAAATCGTTGAGAAAAGTGACCATCCACATACGCCACACAAGCAGTAGGCGCATAGATAGCCGCCTTAACACCACCACCAATGACGAGCAACTGAAAGCTGATATGCTGATGTTCAACGGCTACTTTATGCCACCTGCTGGTACAGTAATTGCACTGCCAAGAAACTTGAGTGTTTTCTGATGTATACGCTAACAAAATAAAAATTACAATAATAAAAAGGACATCAAGCAGCGTGACACTTTTTCTTAGTGTAAGATCGACATATAAGGTAACACACGAAGGATATGTGGCTGGTTACCGAACAGCAACGAGCAAATCCACAGAAAAAGCGTAGCCAAAACaagcacaaataaaacaaaacaagaacaaagaaacaaaacCACAATTACAAGCCACAGCACAGTAGGATGCGCAGTGCCTAGAATTTGTATATAAGTCTTAGTATAtaaaccttcgtcctgcagtggacataaacgtAGAATGGTGATGAGGATTATACAGTCAAAAGTGGTAGAGCAAGGAAGGTCACTGGAGTCATCGCTTCGACATTGGTTCTTGTTAAAGCGCtggctccagtgacattcctTATTCTATCAATGTTCATCACTTCATGCATCCATATTCCTGTGACCTTTCTATTGTTTTAGCATACAATCGTGCTTGCTTATATGAAACTTACATAAATGTTTACATTTTTCTTACAAATATTTGTCTTATCGCTTTCCCGGATTCACGTAAAAGTGCAGACAAGCTGCATGTTTGTAAACAAAGAGACATGGCGAGCACATGCAGGGAAAAAATGTAATACCATTCTTACACTCTTTCCAAAGTAATAATGCAAAGCTTGGCCACGTGTGTTAACCTTGCCTCCGAGAAAATTGGTATCACTAGGGTATGTCGTTTTCTTTAAGTTTTTGGCGCTTATTTAACGCGAAGGCAGAGCCACCGCCACTTTCGTAATGTCATGCTCAGACAGAAACTTGCCCTAACTGCATCCTCTATAAATAAATCTAAAATTCGCGCCATGTCCCTGAACCCAAATCCATTTGCAATCTCGCCAACGGGGCTTGAATTGAATGCAAACAGCTGCCGCGCGGGTATTTCTTTCACGGGTTAAGGAGGCAGAAATACTTGCCAAGAGCAGTAAAAAACTCATAGCACGCTTACGGCTGTGAAACGTGAATGCCTAAATTTTAGCTGCGTTGTGGGCAAGGACTTCTTGCTCCCAATCTCAAGCTCGTTGAATCGCTTTTGGGGTTGAAGGTCCCGCATGTTTCACAATATTTAATTgtaaatgatgttttatattgtTCTAGTTTAAACTGTAACGCTCCTCACCGATGCTGGAGTACACGTCGGTTTTCTATAAGCGTACACTAGCACAGCTAAAGCGCTTTGACGACGGGGCTTAAGGGCAAtaggatgacgacgagtgtatgactaCAATGGCATGACGATGACCATGTGGCGATTTTATGGTGACGACGACGTGAGAATGACGGAAGGAGTAGAATCAGAcgaaagctggaatgacgacaatggaaggAACGCGAAGGCATTCCTTCCATGCCTTCGCGTTCCATGCCGACGACGGCATGGAATTGACTGCATGGCaatgactgtatatatatatatatatatatacagggtgtttcagcgaacactttcaaaatttattaaggTTGCCTGTGATAGACAGCCCAAtcctagttaatgagctggtctactcgaaaaggcggacattacatgaacaaaaattgaaatgcataaacgattaatcaacaaaaattcactaattaagtttttactaattacctgatggcccatattgcaatttacaaattgtagccgtggagttcgcaaggtggatccacttggaatgaattatcaggatgacaccagtttcgagatattaattcacgAACTTTCCGGAGaatgcatgggcgttctagttaagTTCTTAAAGAAACGTcgatttatgcattgaagaacaaaaataactggaacgccaatgcatttctcctcaaagtttGGGAATTGATATCACGAAGAtggtgtcatcccgaaaattcgttccaaaGGAATCCAGCTTGCGAACaccactgctacaatttgtaaattgcaatatgggccatcaggtaattagttaaaaactaattagtaaatttctgttaattattcaataatgcatttcaatttcttgtgcaagtaatgtccgcctcttcggtagaccagctcatgaactagaattgtgctatctgccacaggcaaccttaaataaattttgaaagtgttcgctgaaacaccctgtatagtatatattatatatatatatatatatatataacgacgacgcagtgacgacAATGTCATGAGGACGCCAACATAATAACGATTCAATGACGAAAGCATGATTACGGTGGAATAATAATTACTTCGATGAAACAACGAAAGACGGTATGAagaagacggcatgacgacaataggATGACCACGAGTGTATGAAAACAATCGCGTGACGACGGCTCTATGAGAACGACTGTTAACGACGATTGTATGACGAGATTCGGATAATGATGATGGTGTGACATGGCGTGAAATAGCGTGACAGCTACTGTATGGCGGCGACGGCtaaacgacgatggcgtgacgactgAGCGTGACTCTCAGTTGCATGACGTCATACACAGTGGCGTGTACGCAGCAGCACATGCCTGAGAAGAAGtgtagactgcactatctccgggatctgTCCACCACTGCGAACTGCACCAACGGCGCAAAACTGAGCAACGAGCTAAGAAAAGCTAGCCATAGAAAAACGTCTTTATTCATGAATGGGATAAATGTCGACAGCTGTATGCAGAGAACTTGCTCTCATGCTTTCGCTTTGGTTTTCCTCGAAATGCTATTTTTTTGAAGTTCCTTTTAGTGCATGTCTCTGTTGCTGAGTCAAGATCAGTGGTCTCCATGGGATTAGTCTTAAGCCGATAGGTGTCATTCTAGGTGTTCGTTTTGTGACTGCTCCTGCCGCTGTGTACGCATGTGCGATCAAATACGTTAGTTTATTTGGCATTAGCAGGTTAACAGAaataatatattgttacggggagaaaatatatgtagtatttacaatatatacagttctaaggttgtagctctgtggccagggtaacaccatctaccgagccCCGAGTCACTTGAGCCTCTTCTtcaccaaccaacgtcattttgtccacagcggtacaaactcgtacgtgacaataacCCCCGGCGGCAGAAACACCATCTcaatgcttcttagggtgtcgaatcattGTGCGAGTTATAGGCCTTTAGTCGCCAAACgagcacgatatcagttcctgggggggggggggggtagaagaCTTGGGAGGTCACAGGTGatatctcatatgtgaggctggtgacttggcgaagaactcggtatggcccgacgtatcgtggcagtaGTTTTTCGGAAAGGCCGACGCGACAGCACGGTATCCAAAGCAGGACAAGGGACCccgggctgaaatgagcgtcccgacgacgactgtcgtaacggtgcttctggatagtctgagatgccagaagacggtcatggccaatacgacgtgctgtggccgcgcgaacaatggcgtcgtgagcatagaacgttgTAATGGTGGCATCAGAAGGGAGCAGCAAGTCAAGAGGCAGGAGGGGGTCACAGCCATATAGTAGATAAAACGTGGAATAACctgtaatatcgtgacgcgactaattgtatgcaaacgtcacgaaaggtaaggtgcagtcacaatcccggtgatcatcagacacgtacatggagagcatgtccgtgagtgtACGGTTGAGATGCTCgctaagtccgtttgtctgtgggtggtaagcagtcgtgaacttgtgggacgttgagcaagagcgaagaaggttgttgacaaccttagaaagaaaacagcggcctctatcagtgagtagcagacgtggggcaccatgatgtaggatcacttcatggaggagaaaatcagtcacatcagttgcgcagcttctagggagggcccgcgttatggcataacgcgtggtatagtccgtcgcaacggCCACCCACTTGTTACCGGAGGATGAGGTTGGAAATGAgtcaaggaggtccaggccgacgcggaaaaatggctcaccggggatatctataggctgaaggtgcccAGCGGGatacaatggaggcttcttgcggcgttggcaaagttcgcaggtaGCGACGTAGCTTCTAAAAgggcgatatagcccaggccagaaaaattgTCTGCGCACATGGtcgtatgtacgggagacacccaaatcaCCAGCGGTGGGCGCATCGTGTatctgcgagagaattgtcgagcgcagcgtcagtataaggtgccgtcctggagaacaaacatacggagagaatcgtcctgttgctccgaggtaaggCGTTCTATGGTGGATCGCGAAtgtgggtcacgacgctgctcgtcggcgatgcttGATAAGTCGGAGACCGACAAAACGCAgttatcggtttcggtgccatcgggtgggtcgacagggtagcgggagaggcagtccgcgtccttATATAACAGCCCAGATTTGTAGTACACGGAAAACtttac
This portion of the Dermacentor silvarum isolate Dsil-2018 unplaced genomic scaffold, BIME_Dsil_1.4 Seq483, whole genome shotgun sequence genome encodes:
- the LOC119435154 gene encoding LOW QUALITY PROTEIN: lysyl oxidase homolog 3A-like (The sequence of the model RefSeq protein was modified relative to this genomic sequence to represent the inferred CDS: inserted 2 bases in 2 codons); protein product: RSFRTKYFERVVCERGDFIGADQADLVIDEHEVERSAYLEDRQLLYLQCAMEEHCVSASAYALKADPGWLYESRRLLRFTARVANVGNAEFMPFLPKHAWVWHSCHMHYHSMEVFAHYDVLDTAGQRVAEGHKASFCLEDNVCQPGVDKRYNCANYGDQGISVGCTDTYAHNIDCQWVDMTDVPHGHYTLRVSINPEYKLAEMSYXNNAAICDLIYTQXYAAVTNCTLGRP